One window of the Solibacillus isronensis genome contains the following:
- a CDS encoding amino acid ABC transporter permease translates to MSREMDILLNSIWPILKAGLLVTIPLSLIAFAIALVIAVVTALARISNYKVLRWIFGTYVWVFRGTPLLVTLFIVFFGLPKLGITLDAWTAAIITFSLNTGAYASESIRASILAIPKGQWEAAESLGMTYWQMMRRVIAPQTVRISLPSVANDFIDLVKGTSLVASITLADLFMVGQQITARTYEPLMIYSLCAVIYLIFISILMVIQSRLEKYASKYV, encoded by the coding sequence ATGAGTAGAGAAATGGATATTTTACTTAACTCAATCTGGCCGATTTTAAAAGCAGGACTTCTTGTTACCATTCCGCTATCGCTCATTGCCTTTGCCATAGCATTAGTCATCGCAGTCGTGACGGCACTGGCTAGAATCTCAAACTACAAAGTATTACGCTGGATTTTCGGTACGTACGTCTGGGTATTTCGTGGAACACCATTATTGGTAACATTGTTTATCGTATTCTTCGGTTTGCCGAAATTGGGGATTACGCTTGATGCATGGACAGCGGCGATTATTACATTTTCACTGAATACGGGTGCCTATGCATCTGAATCGATTCGAGCTTCGATTTTGGCCATTCCAAAAGGGCAATGGGAGGCAGCAGAATCACTCGGTATGACGTACTGGCAAATGATGCGACGAGTGATCGCACCGCAGACCGTTCGAATTTCATTGCCTTCAGTGGCCAATGATTTTATCGATTTAGTGAAAGGCACATCTTTAGTTGCGAGTATCACACTAGCAGATTTATTCATGGTCGGGCAGCAAATTACAGCAAGAACATATGAGCCGCTTATGATTTATTCACTTTGTGCGGTCATCTATTTAATTTTCATTAGTATTCTGATGGTCATTCAAAGCCGCCTGGAAAAATACGCATCGAAGTATGTATAA